One segment of Haloplanus natans DSM 17983 DNA contains the following:
- a CDS encoding glucose 1-dehydrogenase yields the protein MSGIQNWVAIVTGASSGIGRADARRFAEEGARVVAADVDADGGSGTVEAIRDAGGEATFVETAVDRYGGLDFAFNNAGIEGHNDSLADQADDNWERVIDINLKGVFLGLRAEIPAMLDDGGGVIVNTSSIAGVVGFQGVSPYVASKHGVIGLTKAAALEYGREGVRVNAIWPGVIETPMVDRAAAANPEMIEAVSEATPMGRVGDPEEIGDAALWLCSDDASFVTGETLVIDGGYVSQ from the coding sequence ATGAGCGGCATTCAGAATTGGGTGGCGATCGTAACGGGGGCGAGCAGCGGCATCGGTCGGGCGGACGCACGACGATTCGCCGAGGAGGGCGCACGCGTGGTCGCCGCGGACGTGGACGCGGACGGCGGATCGGGGACCGTCGAGGCCATCCGCGACGCCGGCGGCGAGGCGACGTTCGTCGAGACGGCCGTCGACCGCTACGGCGGCCTCGATTTCGCATTCAACAACGCCGGTATCGAGGGGCACAACGACTCGCTGGCCGATCAGGCAGACGACAACTGGGAGCGTGTCATCGACATCAACCTCAAGGGCGTCTTCCTGGGGCTCCGGGCCGAGATTCCCGCGATGCTCGACGACGGCGGCGGGGTGATCGTTAACACCTCCTCTATCGCCGGCGTCGTCGGCTTCCAAGGCGTGAGTCCGTACGTCGCGAGCAAACACGGCGTGATCGGATTGACCAAGGCCGCCGCCTTGGAGTACGGCCGCGAGGGAGTGCGGGTGAACGCCATCTGGCCGGGCGTGATCGAGACGCCGATGGTCGATCGGGCGGCAGCGGCCAATCCGGAGATGATCGAAGCGGTCAGCGAAGCGACGCCGATGGGTCGGGTCGGCGACCCCGAGGAAATCGGCGACGCCGCGCTGTGGCTCTGTTCCGACGACGCGTCGTTCGTGACCGGCGAGACGTTGGTGATCGATGGGGGGTACGTGAGCCAGTGA
- a CDS encoding restriction endonuclease subunit S translates to MSEEATLDEFADSSEEQQKKPQQPESRFWGEIPEGWELVNGSEVYDVNPNPKPSEEPNTYIEMDALDTELPWPKYFGERNASEYSGKTFSEGDTLFARITPCTENGKAAFVPEMETEVGIGSTEYAVLSPKIDRIHPWLLYYLGKSYPVHNYAVSRMRGSTGRQRVPFSVFRRELDIALPPVEEQRKIATVLYTIDRAIEKTEETIEQRTRVKKGLMQDLFRYGLDEDGKLRSSDSNSEPYRKTKYGEIPESWDIVPLNQLVPEDAPIVYGILKPGDHQPDGVPVVKVKDIHDGEVKQGDLLHTSHEIHEDFKRAELREGDLLFTIRGTVGRMAFVPESLDGGNITQDTARIRVTEANPRFIRYFFETETPNNYFERNTIGQAVQGINLEDLREVPVHLPSEEEQARIVEIIDQHSESLRNEREYRQSLQRLKQGLMQDLLSGTVRTTDTNIAVPEEIAQHG, encoded by the coding sequence ATGAGTGAGGAGGCGACGCTGGACGAATTTGCTGATTCATCGGAGGAACAACAAAAGAAACCACAGCAACCCGAAAGTCGGTTTTGGGGCGAGATTCCGGAGGGCTGGGAACTCGTCAACGGCTCCGAGGTGTACGACGTAAATCCGAATCCGAAGCCTTCCGAGGAGCCAAACACGTATATCGAGATGGACGCCCTCGATACGGAACTTCCGTGGCCCAAGTACTTCGGGGAACGGAACGCCTCGGAGTACAGCGGCAAGACGTTCAGCGAGGGCGACACTCTCTTTGCTCGGATCACTCCGTGTACCGAGAACGGAAAGGCCGCCTTCGTCCCCGAGATGGAAACGGAGGTCGGCATCGGATCGACGGAGTACGCTGTCCTCTCTCCGAAGATAGACCGAATCCATCCGTGGCTTCTGTACTACCTCGGCAAATCGTATCCGGTACACAACTATGCTGTGTCTCGGATGCGTGGCTCGACAGGTCGCCAGCGTGTCCCGTTCAGCGTCTTCCGCCGTGAGTTGGATATCGCCCTTCCACCAGTTGAAGAACAGCGCAAAATCGCCACCGTACTCTACACGATTGACCGGGCGATTGAGAAGACCGAGGAAACCATAGAACAGAGGACTCGGGTGAAGAAAGGGCTGATGCAAGACCTATTCCGGTATGGGTTAGATGAGGATGGAAAACTCCGTAGTTCGGACAGTAATTCTGAGCCGTACCGGAAGACGAAGTACGGCGAAATTCCCGAGAGTTGGGACATTGTTCCGTTGAACCAACTTGTCCCTGAAGACGCCCCTATCGTCTACGGAATATTGAAGCCGGGCGATCATCAGCCAGACGGCGTTCCTGTTGTGAAGGTGAAAGATATCCACGATGGGGAAGTAAAGCAAGGCGACCTTCTTCACACATCTCATGAAATACATGAAGATTTCAAACGAGCCGAATTGAGGGAAGGCGACCTGTTGTTTACCATCCGTGGAACGGTCGGCAGAATGGCCTTTGTTCCGGAAAGTTTGGACGGGGGGAACATTACCCAGGACACGGCCCGTATCCGGGTTACGGAGGCAAATCCCCGTTTCATTCGGTACTTCTTCGAGACGGAAACGCCAAACAACTACTTCGAGAGGAACACTATCGGTCAGGCTGTTCAGGGAATCAATCTGGAAGACCTTCGAGAGGTACCCGTTCACCTCCCCTCCGAAGAAGAACAAGCCCGAATTGTTGAGATAATTGACCAGCATTCTGAGTCACTCAGAAACGAGCGTGAATACAGACAGAGCCTCCAGCGCCTCAAGCAAGGCCTCATGCAAGACCTCCTCTCCGGAACAGTCCGAACGACCGACACTAACATAGCGGTCCCCGAAGAAATCGCCCAACATGGTTAA
- a CDS encoding type I restriction-modification system subunit M codes for MSLSLEDLDSHLFKCADIIRDAVDPTDYKEYILPLVYYKTISDEFEKQYEANVEEYGEEFARRPNLYDIPVVPEGYLWDDLRSVNDNVDQALNEAFDALTEENPELQGLFRADYIDADALNDDRLGKLVEHLNKYDLDRDSIPPDMLGEAYMDLVRHFAEEEGKSGGQFFTPPHIVNLCVRLVDEFEDGMTFHDPTVGSGGMLIEAARYYREAQGGDPEKLTFTGQEINPDIAAIAKMNLSIHGLNGEIEREDSLSNPAFTDEEENELTRFDRVLANFPFSADWAKDDLQDDPYERFDWHDKLPRADRGDYAFIMHMAKQLKRPDRDGSGGKAAIVIPHGVLFRKHEQRYREPMLEDDLVEAIVGLPENLFQNNSIPSAVLVLNADKPAEREDEVQFIHAADEDFYRELSNQNELTEEGLDHIVENFREWATEERVSRTVSLDEIRENDYNLNIALYVDTTEPEEDIDVAEELAKLRELQAERDEIEATMDQHMEALNYE; via the coding sequence ATGTCCCTCTCGCTGGAAGACCTCGATTCCCACCTCTTCAAATGCGCCGACATCATCCGCGACGCGGTTGACCCTACCGACTACAAGGAGTACATCCTCCCGCTCGTCTACTACAAGACCATCTCCGACGAGTTCGAGAAGCAGTACGAGGCGAACGTCGAAGAGTACGGCGAGGAGTTCGCCCGCCGACCGAACCTCTACGACATCCCGGTCGTTCCGGAGGGCTACCTGTGGGACGACCTCCGCTCCGTCAACGACAACGTCGATCAGGCTCTGAACGAGGCCTTCGACGCCCTTACCGAGGAAAACCCCGAACTGCAAGGCCTCTTTCGCGCCGACTACATCGACGCCGACGCCCTCAACGACGACCGCCTCGGGAAGCTCGTCGAACACCTGAACAAGTACGATCTCGACCGCGACAGCATCCCACCGGATATGCTCGGCGAGGCGTACATGGACCTCGTCCGGCACTTCGCCGAAGAAGAAGGCAAATCCGGGGGTCAGTTCTTCACACCGCCCCACATCGTCAACCTCTGTGTCCGTCTCGTGGACGAGTTCGAGGACGGCATGACCTTCCACGACCCGACCGTCGGCTCCGGCGGGATGCTCATCGAGGCCGCTCGCTACTACCGCGAAGCGCAGGGCGGCGACCCCGAGAAACTCACCTTCACCGGGCAGGAGATCAACCCCGACATCGCCGCGATTGCGAAGATGAACCTCTCCATCCACGGGCTGAACGGGGAGATCGAACGCGAGGACTCGCTGTCGAATCCGGCGTTCACCGACGAGGAGGAGAACGAACTGACGCGCTTCGACCGCGTTCTCGCCAATTTCCCCTTCTCGGCTGACTGGGCGAAGGACGACCTTCAGGACGATCCCTACGAACGCTTTGACTGGCACGACAAACTCCCGCGTGCCGACCGGGGCGACTACGCCTTCATCATGCACATGGCGAAGCAACTGAAGCGCCCCGACCGCGATGGAAGCGGCGGGAAGGCGGCCATCGTCATCCCCCACGGCGTGCTGTTCCGAAAGCACGAGCAACGGTATCGAGAGCCGATGCTTGAGGACGATCTGGTTGAGGCCATCGTCGGCCTTCCCGAGAACCTCTTCCAGAACAATTCGATCCCGTCGGCGGTCCTCGTGTTGAACGCGGATAAGCCCGCGGAGCGAGAGGACGAAGTGCAGTTCATCCACGCCGCCGACGAGGACTTCTATCGGGAGCTGTCGAATCAGAACGAACTGACTGAGGAGGGGCTGGATCACATCGTCGAGAACTTCCGCGAGTGGGCGACCGAGGAGCGCGTGAGTCGGACGGTGTCGCTGGACGAGATTCGAGAGAACGACTACAATCTGAATATCGCGCTGTACGTCGATACGACCGAACCTGAAGAAGACATCGACGTGGCGGAGGAGTTGGCAAAGTTACGCGAGTTGCAGGCCGAACGGGACGAGATCGAGGCGACGATGGATCAGCACATGGAGGCGCTGAACTATGAGTGA
- a CDS encoding DUF2064 domain-containing protein — MTTIAVLADPPREGLVATDLAATSPLTEAEAAEWYAAVLKDVLVAIDRSGGDLLVNYRPDDLLPNEGVTETASEAAVRAVAASALEDPSDVRFEPQVGSSLAARAGNTVTHLLREEGVVSAAVVEPTIPFLTRPLVDNAAMKLRRSEVVLGASTRGRVYYAGFTEPIDFTDAFAEPALETLTTRGRDDGHEVDFLPLQPVIETGDDLLDALPLLNARVDAERIVPVHTATVADELGLRVDYDGAEPHVVRD; from the coding sequence ATGACCACCATCGCCGTACTGGCGGACCCCCCGCGGGAGGGCCTCGTAGCGACCGACCTCGCGGCGACGAGTCCGCTGACCGAAGCCGAGGCCGCGGAGTGGTACGCCGCGGTCCTCAAGGACGTCCTCGTCGCCATCGACCGCTCCGGCGGTGACCTGCTCGTCAACTACCGCCCCGACGACCTCCTGCCCAACGAGGGCGTCACCGAGACGGCGTCGGAGGCGGCGGTCCGGGCGGTGGCCGCGTCGGCGCTCGAGGACCCGAGCGACGTACGCTTCGAACCACAGGTCGGCTCGTCGCTCGCCGCCCGCGCCGGCAACACCGTCACCCACCTCCTCCGCGAGGAGGGGGTCGTCTCCGCGGCCGTCGTCGAACCGACGATTCCCTTCCTCACCCGGCCGCTCGTCGACAACGCGGCGATGAAACTCCGCCGATCGGAGGTGGTACTCGGCGCCTCGACCCGCGGCCGCGTCTACTACGCCGGCTTCACCGAACCGATCGACTTCACCGACGCCTTCGCCGAACCGGCGCTGGAGACGCTGACGACGCGGGGTCGTGACGACGGACACGAGGTCGATTTCCTGCCGCTCCAGCCGGTCATCGAGACGGGCGACGACCTGCTCGATGCCCTTCCCCTCCTGAACGCACGGGTTGACGCCGAACGGATCGTCCCCGTCCACACCGCCACCGTCGCAGACGAACTCGGTTTGCGGGTGGACTACGACGGGGCGGAACCGCACGTGGTGCGGGACTGA
- a CDS encoding Mrp/NBP35 family ATP-binding protein, with amino-acid sequence MDEADVRELLGRVEDSDLGDDIVSLGLVNGVDVADGVAKVSLALGAPYAPTESAIAADVREVLTEAGLEVELTAKRPASIRDDEVLPGVKNVVAVASGKGGVGKSTVAVNLAAGLSKLGAKVGLFDTDVYGPNVPRMLDSEDPPTATDDDTIIPPERYGVKLISMAFMVGEDDPVIWRGPMVHQVLTQLVEDVEWGELDYLILDMPPGTGDTQLTILQTLPLAGAVIVTTPEEVAVDDARKGIRMFGRHDTNVLGLVENMSSFVCPDCGGQHDIFGSGGGRELAEANNLPYLGGVPLDPSIRTGEEPMVLKEDNPTADAFRVITEDVANNVGVVNRRRVSND; translated from the coding sequence CGTACGGGAGTTGCTCGGCCGGGTCGAGGATTCGGACCTCGGCGACGACATCGTGTCGCTCGGACTGGTCAACGGCGTCGATGTCGCCGACGGCGTGGCGAAGGTGTCGCTCGCGCTCGGCGCGCCGTACGCGCCAACCGAAAGCGCCATCGCCGCGGACGTTCGGGAGGTGCTCACCGAGGCCGGACTGGAGGTCGAACTCACGGCCAAACGGCCGGCGTCGATCCGTGACGACGAGGTGCTGCCCGGAGTGAAAAACGTCGTCGCCGTCGCCTCCGGGAAAGGTGGCGTTGGCAAGTCGACCGTCGCGGTCAACCTCGCCGCTGGCCTGTCGAAACTCGGCGCGAAGGTTGGGCTGTTCGACACCGACGTCTACGGGCCGAACGTCCCCCGGATGCTCGACTCCGAGGACCCACCCACGGCGACGGACGACGACACCATCATCCCCCCCGAGCGCTACGGCGTGAAACTCATCAGCATGGCGTTCATGGTCGGCGAGGACGACCCCGTCATCTGGCGGGGGCCGATGGTCCACCAGGTGCTCACCCAACTCGTCGAGGACGTGGAGTGGGGCGAACTCGACTACCTGATCCTCGATATGCCGCCGGGAACGGGCGATACGCAGTTGACCATCCTCCAGACGCTCCCGCTCGCCGGCGCCGTCATCGTCACGACGCCCGAAGAAGTGGCCGTCGACGACGCCCGGAAGGGCATCCGGATGTTCGGCCGCCACGACACGAACGTCCTCGGCCTCGTCGAGAACATGAGTTCCTTCGTCTGCCCGGACTGTGGCGGCCAACACGACATCTTCGGCTCCGGTGGCGGGCGCGAACTCGCCGAGGCGAACAACCTCCCCTACCTCGGGGGCGTCCCCCTCGACCCGTCGATCAGAACCGGCGAGGAGCCGATGGTGCTGAAAGAGGACAACCCGACCGCCGACGCCTTCCGCGTCATCACCGAAGACGTCGCAAACAACGTCGGCGTCGTCAACCGGCGCCGCGTCTCGAACGACTGA
- a CDS encoding M48 family metalloprotease — protein sequence MHALEEVKRWLQTALTWLFVRLLKRSRLEGTEELTLLDDPVTVYTFRKDSDIYAQATPFGTIIWNKTRTEELSTDGKRFVLHHELSHKNRNSIYKGLLYGMAVSGASGIVILFYSGIFFFLGSSLAELAEPATTGLVMTVAFAALFRIEETWADYDAICELGEEKFRSAYDEIGGDHEPAIRSRIFRRLFYTHPDQTVQLYQHLHQR from the coding sequence ATGCACGCTTTAGAAGAGGTGAAGCGGTGGTTACAGACCGCCCTTACATGGCTATTCGTCCGTCTCCTAAAGCGTTCAAGATTAGAGGGGACTGAGGAACTTACGTTGCTTGATGATCCCGTTACAGTCTATACATTCCGTAAGGACAGCGACATCTACGCACAGGCGACACCCTTCGGAACAATAATTTGGAACAAGACCAGAACGGAAGAGCTATCGACAGATGGGAAGCGGTTTGTCCTCCATCACGAATTGAGTCATAAGAACCGTAACAGCATCTACAAAGGACTTCTGTACGGCATGGCAGTTTCGGGTGCTAGCGGGATCGTGATCCTGTTCTACTCTGGAATTTTCTTCTTCCTTGGATCTTCTCTCGCTGAACTGGCTGAACCAGCTACAACGGGACTTGTTATGACCGTAGCATTTGCGGCGCTATTCCGAATTGAAGAGACGTGGGCAGACTACGATGCGATTTGTGAATTGGGCGAAGAAAAATTCAGAAGCGCCTACGACGAGATTGGAGGCGATCACGAACCAGCAATCCGTTCTCGAATTTTCCGGAGGCTGTTTTATACACATCCTGACCAGACTGTTCAGCTCTATCAACACCTACATCAGAGGTAG
- a CDS encoding uracil-DNA glycosylase: MDPAQDHPDNPFGMDEDCRNCPNLCDARTSVVHGYGDVGADFLFVGGRPGSGADRTGIPFTGDDAGCRLQRILGDLELSNSPPDADRPELDGAYCTYLTRCRHPDRDPTDEEITTCDPYLTADLRMINPEIIVPVGTLALRGVAVEHTTRNPEELDADDLHATTIRGRGFELVPMRALEDQTDEETEAFVEYFAESVLGRDYRQTKGRSGAHD; the protein is encoded by the coding sequence GTGGACCCAGCACAGGATCACCCCGACAACCCGTTCGGTATGGACGAGGACTGCCGGAACTGTCCGAACCTCTGTGACGCCCGGACGAGCGTCGTCCACGGGTACGGCGACGTGGGCGCGGACTTCCTGTTCGTGGGCGGCCGCCCGGGATCCGGTGCGGACCGCACCGGCATCCCCTTCACCGGCGACGACGCCGGCTGTCGTCTCCAGCGTATCCTCGGCGACCTCGAGCTCTCGAACTCGCCGCCCGACGCCGACCGGCCCGAACTCGACGGCGCGTACTGCACCTACCTCACCCGGTGTCGCCACCCGGACCGCGACCCGACCGACGAGGAGATAACGACCTGTGACCCCTACCTGACCGCCGACTTGCGGATGATCAACCCGGAGATCATCGTCCCCGTGGGGACGCTGGCGCTCCGGGGCGTCGCCGTCGAGCATACGACCCGTAACCCCGAGGAACTCGACGCCGACGACCTGCACGCGACGACGATCCGCGGCCGCGGCTTCGAACTCGTCCCCATGCGCGCCCTCGAGGACCAGACCGACGAGGAGACCGAGGCGTTCGTCGAGTATTTCGCGGAGTCGGTACTCGGCCGGGACTACCGCCAGACGAAAGGACGGAGCGGCGCCCACGATTAG
- a CDS encoding type I restriction endonuclease subunit R, producing the protein MVNIPSEGGVELSLLSWLDGLGWETHGQDGDRGANVLDDTYDRTSHEVIYWDLLAEQVVALNDDVTEENVEKFVSSLKRDLDTENLIDGNRAFHQLLTKGKTFSVQRPDGSSETIYVDLIDFENPENNRFHAVNQFAVARETTIRPDVSLFVNGIPLVTMELKSVAQDNDWHDAVSDLLDYEEDVPRLFVPGLFNVAADTMELRYGAVGAPREFYEPWNDAPPQFEDDNEMKQAVQALCNRRTILDLLKHFVFYERRAGGDAKIVPRYMQYYAVNRILDRVGTGAEKRGLIWHTQGSGKSFTMLYAAENLLSRDVARNPQVFIIVDTDKLNSQMRDQLANLSLEQWTEAESIDDLQRLIEEGQSQLVLTTIQKFQDVEPDVQGNDEVIVMSDEAHRFMEADLGSRLDAALPECYHFGFTGTPVREGERHEDRNTFREFSPEGEDYLHRYSVKQGIEDGLILPVYFTLRHEMEWEIDEAGLDEEFEQEFRGLSTDEKRDLIREKVTARTLAEIEPRVDRAVEEIDRHYDDHVDPNGWKGMVVTPSRRSAAMYGERLVDRRGEDEVEVLYTATNDDPELIRQFHTDSEERDSIVKRFKGEDEPKLLVVHNMLLTGFDAPVLKTMYLDRNLKNHNLMQAIARTNRPAEGKENGEIVDFQGVFENIDEALDYDAETKAYAARDKDELFDELVDHVETVLEIFDGIPKTDTQEATYEAVERVSTHPERREFKQGFRRLQNLYEAVAPDKRLVTENIDRKYKWLSRVHVAFKRTTSGDDDPEEEMREKTREIIDKHVEIGEIKRDFPTYKLGEEYLEDVEGLDNPGVKASQIAHATKEHLHPRENQNPRYKRLSERVTDIVERWQGNEVSDPEAVEALQAVEAEILDVQEEAEEQGMDDAEFAVYTHLTEETDAGLSENEAEAVAREIVSQFHERVDRNYPGWKTNQQTISEIERILLDVLVVERDLGYLIQDDDEFVDSIREYLIQNHG; encoded by the coding sequence ATGGTTAATATCCCATCCGAGGGCGGCGTCGAGCTATCGCTTCTCTCGTGGCTCGATGGCCTCGGATGGGAAACCCACGGACAGGATGGCGACCGTGGCGCGAACGTTCTCGACGACACCTACGACCGGACATCTCACGAAGTCATCTACTGGGACCTACTGGCCGAGCAAGTCGTCGCACTCAACGACGACGTGACCGAGGAGAACGTCGAGAAGTTCGTCTCGTCGCTGAAACGCGATCTCGACACCGAGAACCTGATCGACGGCAACCGAGCGTTCCACCAACTCCTCACCAAGGGCAAGACCTTCTCCGTTCAGCGTCCGGACGGATCAAGCGAGACGATCTACGTCGATCTGATCGACTTCGAGAACCCGGAGAACAATCGCTTTCACGCCGTCAATCAGTTTGCCGTCGCCCGCGAGACGACCATCCGCCCCGACGTGTCCCTGTTCGTCAACGGGATTCCGCTGGTGACGATGGAACTCAAGAGCGTCGCACAGGACAACGACTGGCACGACGCCGTGAGCGACCTACTGGACTACGAGGAGGACGTTCCTCGGCTGTTCGTCCCCGGCCTGTTCAACGTCGCCGCCGACACGATGGAACTCCGCTACGGCGCGGTCGGCGCTCCCCGCGAGTTCTACGAACCGTGGAACGACGCGCCGCCGCAGTTCGAGGACGACAACGAGATGAAGCAGGCGGTGCAGGCGCTCTGCAATCGCCGGACGATTCTCGACCTGCTGAAGCACTTCGTCTTCTACGAACGGCGGGCGGGGGGCGACGCGAAGATCGTGCCGCGGTATATGCAGTACTACGCGGTAAATCGAATCCTCGACCGCGTCGGGACGGGCGCCGAAAAGCGCGGCTTGATCTGGCACACGCAGGGATCGGGGAAGTCCTTCACCATGCTTTACGCCGCCGAGAATCTCCTCTCCCGCGACGTGGCCCGCAACCCGCAGGTCTTCATCATCGTCGATACGGACAAGCTCAACAGCCAGATGCGGGATCAGTTAGCGAACCTCTCCTTGGAGCAATGGACGGAAGCCGAGAGCATCGACGACCTCCAGCGACTTATCGAGGAGGGGCAGAGCCAACTCGTCCTGACGACCATCCAGAAGTTCCAAGACGTGGAGCCGGACGTGCAGGGCAACGACGAGGTGATCGTCATGTCCGACGAGGCCCACCGCTTCATGGAGGCCGATCTCGGCAGTCGGCTCGACGCCGCGCTTCCCGAGTGCTATCACTTCGGATTCACCGGAACTCCGGTGCGTGAAGGCGAGCGCCACGAGGACCGGAACACGTTCCGCGAGTTCTCCCCCGAGGGCGAGGACTACCTCCACCGCTATTCGGTCAAGCAGGGGATCGAGGACGGGCTGATTCTCCCCGTCTACTTCACGCTCCGCCACGAGATGGAGTGGGAGATCGACGAGGCCGGACTCGACGAGGAGTTCGAACAGGAGTTCCGGGGGCTGAGTACGGACGAAAAACGCGATTTGATCCGCGAGAAGGTGACGGCGAGGACGCTGGCCGAAATCGAACCCCGCGTGGATCGCGCCGTCGAAGAGATCGACCGGCACTACGACGACCACGTCGATCCGAACGGCTGGAAGGGGATGGTCGTCACGCCAAGCCGCCGATCCGCCGCGATGTACGGCGAGCGACTCGTGGACCGTCGCGGCGAGGACGAGGTCGAAGTCCTCTACACGGCGACCAACGACGACCCCGAACTGATCCGGCAGTTCCACACGGACTCCGAGGAACGCGATAGCATCGTCAAGAGATTCAAAGGAGAAGACGAGCCGAAGCTCCTCGTGGTTCACAATATGCTCCTGACGGGCTTCGACGCGCCGGTGCTGAAGACGATGTATCTGGATCGGAACCTGAAGAATCACAACCTCATGCAGGCCATCGCCCGGACGAATCGGCCTGCCGAGGGCAAGGAGAACGGCGAGATCGTGGACTTCCAAGGCGTCTTCGAGAACATCGACGAGGCGCTGGACTACGACGCCGAGACGAAGGCCTACGCCGCCCGCGACAAGGACGAGCTTTTCGACGAACTCGTCGATCACGTAGAGACGGTCCTGGAGATCTTCGACGGCATCCCGAAGACCGACACGCAGGAAGCGACCTACGAGGCCGTCGAACGGGTTAGCACGCACCCGGAACGGCGCGAGTTCAAACAGGGCTTCCGGCGACTCCAGAATCTCTACGAAGCGGTCGCCCCCGACAAGCGTCTCGTCACTGAAAACATCGACCGGAAGTACAAGTGGCTCAGTCGTGTCCACGTCGCGTTCAAGCGAACGACCTCCGGGGACGACGACCCCGAAGAGGAGATGCGCGAGAAGACGCGAGAGATCATCGACAAACACGTCGAAATCGGCGAGATCAAACGCGACTTCCCGACGTACAAGCTCGGCGAGGAGTATCTCGAAGACGTTGAGGGCCTCGATAACCCCGGCGTGAAGGCGTCACAGATCGCCCACGCGACCAAAGAGCATCTGCACCCCCGAGAGAATCAGAATCCCCGATACAAGCGACTGAGTGAACGCGTCACGGACATCGTGGAGCGATGGCAGGGCAACGAAGTGAGCGATCCCGAAGCCGTCGAAGCCCTGCAAGCCGTCGAAGCGGAGATTCTGGACGTGCAGGAAGAGGCCGAAGAGCAGGGGATGGACGACGCCGAGTTCGCGGTCTACACCCATCTCACCGAGGAGACGGACGCGGGACTCTCGGAGAACGAAGCCGAAGCCGTTGCCCGAGAAATCGTCTCCCAGTTCCACGAGCGGGTGGATCGGAACTATCCCGGCTGGAAGACGAACCAGCAGACGATTAGCGAAATCGAGCGCATCCTCCTCGACGTGCTGGTCGTCGAACGTGATCTGGGATACCTCATTCAGGACGATGACGAGTTCGTGGATTCGATTCGGGAGTACCTGATTCAGAACCATGGCTAA
- a CDS encoding M48 family metallopeptidase: MAKSQRRKIDLLGDTVEYDVRRSADATKPRIDVDIHGVTVVLPETEATSPTKILQENAAWVIEKKRKYDTYREQIPERSFDKGAVFPYLGEPHEIVVERRPSSSVVDDTFRLAEHHVEETSVKRALETLYRRKARERFERRADHFAATMNVDYEQIEIRNQRTKWGSCSSTGTLGLNWRLMMAPPDVLDYVVIHELAHLREPNHTDAFWSLVAEHDPDYEGHAQWLDEHSVQLIFSEDDL; the protein is encoded by the coding sequence ATGGCTAAGTCCCAACGTCGAAAGATCGACCTGCTGGGCGACACCGTGGAGTACGACGTTCGACGGAGTGCCGACGCCACGAAGCCCCGGATCGACGTGGACATCCACGGTGTTACGGTCGTCCTGCCCGAGACTGAAGCGACTTCGCCGACGAAGATACTCCAAGAGAACGCGGCGTGGGTTATCGAGAAGAAGCGGAAGTACGACACCTACCGGGAGCAGATCCCAGAGCGTAGCTTCGATAAGGGCGCGGTGTTCCCGTACCTTGGAGAGCCGCACGAAATCGTCGTGGAACGTCGCCCATCCTCCAGCGTCGTTGACGACACGTTCCGGCTCGCAGAACATCACGTCGAAGAGACTTCGGTGAAGCGAGCCTTGGAAACCCTCTATCGGCGAAAGGCGAGGGAGCGATTCGAACGGCGAGCAGATCACTTCGCGGCGACGATGAACGTGGACTACGAGCAGATCGAAATCAGAAACCAGCGAACCAAGTGGGGAAGTTGTTCCTCAACCGGGACGCTCGGGCTGAATTGGCGATTGATGATGGCTCCGCCCGACGTTCTGGACTACGTCGTCATCCACGAACTCGCGCATCTTCGAGAACCGAATCACACCGACGCGTTCTGGTCACTCGTCGCGGAGCATGATCCCGATTACGAGGGTCACGCCCAATGGCTCGATGAGCATAGCGTCCAGCTTATCTTCTCGGAGGACGACCTCTGA
- a CDS encoding TRAM domain-containing protein, translating to MEISEELECLFSASITEQDGSYVIDVPERELQLGDLQQGETYRVALVSSPTQSKSEETEQAETESRRESEPPEPPVEKGETREVEIEDIGEQGDGITRVERGYVVIVPDTKESERVTIEITDVRQNVAFADVVERLSYYE from the coding sequence ATGGAGATCTCTGAAGAACTTGAATGTCTGTTCTCGGCTTCGATTACGGAACAGGACGGCTCGTATGTGATCGACGTTCCCGAGCGCGAACTGCAACTGGGTGATCTCCAGCAAGGAGAAACGTATCGCGTCGCACTCGTGTCGTCTCCGACACAGAGCAAGTCAGAAGAAACTGAGCAGGCTGAAACGGAGTCACGGCGAGAAAGCGAGCCACCAGAGCCACCAGTCGAAAAAGGTGAGACGCGGGAAGTCGAGATCGAGGACATCGGCGAGCAGGGCGACGGGATCACTCGGGTCGAACGTGGCTACGTCGTGATCGTCCCCGATACGAAAGAGAGTGAGCGAGTCACAATTGAGATTACGGACGTGCGGCAGAACGTTGCCTTCGCTGACGTAGTTGAGCGGTTGAGTTACTACGAGTAA